Below is a genomic region from Microbacterium sp. KUDC0406.
CTGAAGGAGCTGCTCAGCCGCAGGGTGGACGGCATCATCGTGGTGGGCAGGCAGACCGACCCCCGGCCCTCGCTGGGGCAGTCCATTCCCGTCCCCGTGGTCTACGCCTACGCCCCGTCGGACGATCCGCGCGACCTCTCCCTGACGCCGGACAATGTCAGCGGTGGCCGACTCGCGATCGAGCATCTGCTCGCCTGCGGACGCACCCGCATCGCTCACATCTCCGGCGACCCCACCTACGCCGCGGCGCAGGATCGGCTCACCGGCGCGCGCGCCGCCCTCGCGGATGCCGGGCTGGAGCTGGTCGGCGACCCGATGTTCTCGGAGTGGAGCGAGCCGTGGGGACGGGACGCCGCGGCCCTGCTGCTGCAGCGGCATCCCGACATCGACGCGATCTTCTGCGGCTCGGATCAGATCGCCCGGGGTGTGCTCGACTCGGCGCGTGATCTCGGTCGCGCCGTGCCGGACGATCTGGCGGTGATCGGTTACGACAACTGGGAGATACTGGTGCAGAACTCCCGCCCTGAACTGACCTCGATCGACGCCAACCTGCAGGAGCTCGGCCGCCGCGCCGCGCAGAAGGTGTTCGAGGCGATCGACGGCACCGACATCGGCTCAGGGGTGCGGCATCTGCCGGTGCGGCTCGCCATCCGCGGGTCCACCATCCCGCGCCGCTGACCGCCGCGCGTCACATCGCCGCGTCGGTGCCCACGTGATCGCGCCAGCTGTGCCGCGGCTCGTAGTCGAGCATCCGCCGCGCCTTCGCGATCGAGAGCAGCGTCTCGTGCTCGGTGACCGGGCGCGACAGCGGCACCCCGGGGAAGACCTCGGCGAGCAGCTCGGAGTTCGGGCGGGACATCACCGTGTCGGCCGCCGCGATGATGAAGCTCTCGAAGCCCGGTCCTGCGGTCGCCAGCGCGCGCTCGACGGCCTGCGCGCCGTCGCGCGCGTC
It encodes:
- a CDS encoding LacI family DNA-binding transcriptional regulator → MAEASTARPVTLGDVAARAGVSLATASKALNDRGDVAAATRARVMAVADELSFTPNAMARGLLAGRTGTVGLLTGDLEGRFMLPILMGAEDAFGAGRINVFLCDARGDAIREQHHLKELLSRRVDGIIVVGRQTDPRPSLGQSIPVPVVYAYAPSDDPRDLSLTPDNVSGGRLAIEHLLACGRTRIAHISGDPTYAAAQDRLTGARAALADAGLELVGDPMFSEWSEPWGRDAAALLLQRHPDIDAIFCGSDQIARGVLDSARDLGRAVPDDLAVIGYDNWEILVQNSRPELTSIDANLQELGRRAAQKVFEAIDGTDIGSGVRHLPVRLAIRGSTIPRR